The region CCTCCGCCGCCCGCGGAGCCAGGTCCGTGGACAGCTCATGGGTCAGGTCCCGGATGTACCGCGCTGCCAGCCGATGCGATTCCACACCTCCATTCTGCTCCCCCGCCTCGCCCCGAACTGGTTCACTGGGGTCATGACCCCTGGATCGATGCCTCCCGGCGCGGTGCCCGAGCGGCCCGCCTCGACAGTGATCGCTACCTACCGCAACTACCTAGACGCGCAGCGACTGGTCGACCAGCTCTCCGACAGCGGCTTCCCGGTGCAGCACGTGCGGATCGTCGGCCGCGGTCTGCACAGCGTCGAGCAGGTGCTGACCCGCATGACGACCGGCAAGGCCGCGCTCGCGGGCGCGGCCAGCGGCGCCTGGTTCGGTCTGCTGATCGGGCTGCTGCTGAGCCTGTTCGTGATCGGCTCGTGGTGGCGCCCGCTGCTGCTGGGCGTCGTCCTCGGCGCGGTCTGGGGTGCGATCCTCGGCGCAACCGGCCAGGCGGCCACCCGCGGCCAGCGCGACTTCGCGAGCGCCCGCCGTACGGAGGCCGACAGCTACGAGGTCGAGGTCGACGACACGCATGCCGAGGAGGCACTCAACTTCGCCGCGCGCCAGCGAATGATCTCCGGCCAATAGCCACCTGCGGTGGGGCTTAGCCCTTGATGTCGGGGAAGTCGTCGTCGCGCCACTCCCCTGAGGGCTTGGCGCCCTCGATGTCGCTCTCTCGCTGACGCAGCTCGACCCGCCGGATCTTCCCCGAGATCGTCTTGGGCAGCTCGTAGAACTCGATGCGGCGGACCCGCTGGAAGGCCGCCAGCCGCTCACGGGCGTGCTTGAGGATCGACCTCGCCGTGTCCGCGTCGCCCTCGTACCCGGGCGCCAGGGAAATGTAGGCCTTCGGGACGGCGAGCCGGACCGGGTCAGGTGCGGGCACGACGGCGGCCTCGGCGACCGCGGCGTGCTCGATGAGGACCGACTCGAGCTCGAACGGGCTCACCTTGTAGTCGCTGGCCTTGAACACGTCGTCGGTACGGCCGATGAAGGTGATGTAGCCCTCCTCATCCACGGTGGCCACGTCACCCGAGTGGTAGAAGCCGCCTTCCATGGCCTTGGCGTTCTTCTCCGGGTCGTCCTGGTAGCCGGTCATCAGCGACAGCGGGTGCTTCATCAGGTCGATACAGATCTCACCCTCGCCCTTGACCGGCTCGTTGGTCAGCGGGTCGACCAGGACGACCGGGACACCGGGCAGTACCTGCCCCATCGACCCTGGCTTGACCTTCGCCCCGGGCACGTTGCCGATGCTCGCAGTGGTCTCGGTCTGTCCGTAGCCGTCACGCAGGGTGATCCCCCACGCCTGCTGCACCCGCTCGATGACCTCTGGGTTCAGAGGTTCACCCGCACCGATGCACTCGCGCAAGTTCCACGGCCCGGCGCTGAGGTCGGCGTTGATCAGCATCCGCCAGACGGTCGGCGGTGCGCAGAAGGTGGTCACCTTCTCCTTCTCGATCTGCTGCATCAGGGCAGCGGCGTCGAAGCGGGTGTAGTTGTACACGAAGATGGTGGCCTCGGCGATCCACGGGGCGAAGAAGCACGACCACGCGTGCTTGCCCCAGCCGGGCGAGGAGATGTTCAGGTGGACGTCGCCGGGCTGCAGGCCGAGCCAGTAGGTGGTGCTCAGATGTCCGACGGGATAGGAGATCTGGGTGTGCTCGACCAGCTTGGGGCGGCTCGTCGTCCCACTGGTGAAGTACAGGAGCAACCGGCTGTCGCTGGCGGTCCGGGGGTGCTCGATGACGGGATCGGCGATGTCGTAGGCATCGCGCAGGTCGGCCCATCCATCCGCCGCGCCCGCGGTGATCCTGGTGTAGCTGCCGTCGAGGTGCGCGAACTTCTCGACGTCTGCGGGGTTGCAGATGACGTGCTTGGCACGTCCGCGCTGCATCCGGTCCTCGAGATCATCGGCACCTACGGCGGACGTCGTGGGCATGATGACCGCGCCGAGCTTCATCACGGCCAGCATCGACTCCCACAGCTCGACCTGGTTGCCGAGCATCAGGATCACCGAGTCGCCCTTGGCCACGCCCTGCTCGCGCAGCCAGGCTGCCACCTGGTCGGAGCGGCGCGCGATCTGGTCGAAGGAGTACTCCGCCCGCGCACCGTCCTCCTCGACCAGGATCAGCGCCGGTCGCTCGTTGCCCTTGGCGATGGCATCGAACCAGTCGATCGCCCAGCAGAACTCCGGGCCGACGTCCGGCCAGCGGAACTCACGAACCGCCTGGTCGTACTTGCCACGCCAGGCGAGAATCTGGTCGCGCGCGGAACGGTAGATGTCGGTGACCGAGGTCATGGCTCTCCTCCGGTGACGGAACTGTGAGCCACACCATACCGCCGGTCTAGCGGAGGATCCCGCCCAGACCACCCTGGGCGTTGGCGCTCGGGACCACCGATGCGGCCCACTGCGCGAACGCCGAGGGGTTGCGGCTCTGGGTGTAGATCCGGCCGGGCCCGGCGAAGTCGAAGACGAAGCCCTCACCGGACTTCATGGACTGGATGGTCCTGCCCTCGACCGCCCGGCGCATCCGGAACTGGATGTTCAGGTCGTAGGCGACGACGTGCCCGGTATCGATGACGACCTGCTCGCCGGGCTGCAGGTCGACGACGTCGATCGCGCCGAACACGCTCAGTACCGCCTGGCCCTGCCCTGAGCACTGCAGGCCGAAGCCGCCCTCGCCGCCGAACAGCGAGGCCCGCCCGCCCCACTTGGTGTCGATCTCGGTGCCGTAGGAGTTGGCCATCCAGTTGCCGCGGGCAATGTAGTACGGGCGGTTTGGCTGGACGTCGATCACCATCATGTCGCCGGGCAGGACGCCTGCGATGTCCAGCCAGCCGCCCTGCGCGGGGGCTGTGTAGGTGGTGACGAAGAACGACTCGCCGGCCAGCAGCGAGCGCTTGATACCGCTCATCACGCCGCCGGAAGACTGCGACTGCAGCTGCATTCCGGGGCTGTGCATGGCCATCGCGCCACTCTCGACGCGGACCGGTTCGTTCGGCGCGAGGTGTAGCCGCGCCATGGTGAAGGAGGGGTTGTGACGAAGCTGAACCTGCATGATGTGCTCCCTTACTGAGCGATCACGAGTACGAGGTCGCCGCCTTCGACCTGTGCGGTTCCGCTGAGGGCCACCCGCTTGACCTGGCCTGCGACGGGAGCTGTGATAGACGCTTCCATCTTCATCGCCTCGATGGTCGCGACCGTCTGTCCCAGCTCGATCTCATCACCCTCTGTAACGACGACCGACACCGCCCCTGCGAACGGCGCCGCCACCTGCCCCGGTTCGGACTTGTCGGCCTTCTCCTGGGCCGGGACGTCGCTGGCGACCTGCCGGTCTCGCACGCTGACCGGCCGAAGCTGACCATTGAGGGTGCACATCACGGTGCGCAGGCCCCGCTCGTCCGCCTGGCTGATCGACTGGACGCCCAGGTGCAGGGTCTTGCCCTCCTCGATGTCGACGGCGTACTCGCTGCCCGGGCTCATCCCGTAGAGGAAGGCGGTGGTCGGCAGCACGGAGACGTCGCCGTACTTTTCGCGGCTGTCCGCGAACTCTCGGGTCGGCGCGGGAAACAGCAGCCGGTTGAGGGTGCCTCGGCGATCGTCGTCCAGCCCGCGGCGGTCCTCGTCGGTGAGCTCGGTGTCCTCCGGCTTGCCGGAGCGACCTTCCAGGGCCTTGGTGCGGAACGGCTCGGGCCAACCACCGGGCGGGTCGCCCAGCTCGCCGTTGAGGAAGCCGATGACCGAGTCGGGCACGTCGTATCCGCCCGGGTTCTCGGCGAAGTCAGCTGGGTCGGCGCCTACGGCCACCAGGTGCAGTGCCAGGTCGCCCACGACCTTGCTCGACGGGGTCACCTTGACGACATTGCCGAGGATGCCGTTCGCAGCGGCGTACATGTCCTCGATCTGCTCGAACTTCTCGCCCAGGCCGAGCGCGATCGCCTGCTGGCGAAGGTTGGAGAGCTGACCGCCGGGGATCTCGTGATGGTAGACCCGGCCGGTCGGCGAGGGAAGCCCGGACTCGAACGGCGCGTACAGCTTGCGCACCGCCTCCCAGTAGGGCTCGAGGTCGCTGACTGCCTGCAGGTCGAGGCCCGACTCGCGCGCTGAGTGGTTCGTCGCGGCGACCAGGGCCGACAGCGAGGGCTGGCTGGTGGTGCCCGACATCGAGGCGGTCGCCGCATCGACGGCGGCCACGCCGGCGTCGATCGCGGCCAGGAGGGTCGCCAGCTGGCCACCGGCGGTGTCGTGGGTGTGCAGGTGCACCGGGACGTCGAAGCGCGCCCGCAGCGCGCTGACCAGCGTGCGGGCGGCCGGCGCGCGCAGCAGCCCGGCCATGTCCTTGATCGCCAGGACGTGGGCGCCGGCCTCGATGATCTGCTCGGCGAGCCGCAGGTAGTAGTCGAGGGTGTAGAGCCGCTCACCTGGGTCGCTCAGGTCCCCGGTGTAGCACAGCGCCACCTCGGCGATGCTCATCCCGGTCTCGTGGACGGCGTCGATGGCCGGGCGCATCTGCGAGACGTCGTTGAGCGCGTCGAAGATGCGGAACACGTCGATGCCGGTGGCTGCCGCCTCCTGCACGAACGCGTTCGTGACCTCGGTGGGGTACGGCGTGTAGCCGACGGTGTTGCGCCCGCGCAGCAGCATCTGGAGGCAGATGTTGGGCACCGCCTCGCGCAGCTTGGCGAGCCGGTCCCAGGGGTCCTCGCTCAAGAAGCGCAGCGCGACGTCGTAGGTCGCTCCGCCCCACGCCTCGAGGCTCCACAGCTGCGGGGTCATGCGGGCGGCGTGCCCGGCGACCGCGATGAGGTCGCGGGTACGCACCCGGGTGGCCAGCAGCGACTGGTGGGCGTCACGGAAGGTGGTGTCGGTGACGGCGAACCGATCCCTGCTGCGCAGGCCGGCAGCGAAGGCCTCGGGGCCAAGCTCGAGCAGCCGGTCACGGGAGCCCGGTGGCGGCGGGGAGCCGAGATCGATGGACGGCAGCTTGGCCTCCGGCTCGATCTCGATGGGCTGCTCGCCGTGCGGCTTGTTGACCGTCACGTCGGCCAGGTAGTTCAACAGTTTGGTGCCGCGGTCGGCGGACGATCGTGCGGTCAGCAGCCGAGGGTGCTGCTCGATGAAGCTGGTCGAGAGCCTGCCCTGCCGGAAGTCCGGGTCGGCCAGGACCGCCTGCAGGAACGGAATGTTGGTCGCGACGCCGCGAATCCGGAACTCGGCGACCGCGCGGGCCGCGCGGTCGACGGCGTCGGTGAAGGTGCGGCCGCGGCAGGTCAGCTTGGTCAGCATGGAGTCGAAGTGCGCGCTGACCTCGGCGCCGGTGTACGTCGTCCCGCCGTCCAGCCGGACGCCGGCGCCCCCGGGCGAGCGGTAGGTCGTGATGATGCCGGTATCGGGGCGGAACCCGTTGGCGGGGTCCTCGGTGGTGATGCGGCACTGCAGCGCTGCGCCCCGGATCCGTACGCCGTCCTGGCTCAGGCCGAGGTCGTCGAGGGTCGCGCCGGCCGCGATGCGGATCTGGGAGCGGACGAGGTCGACGTCCGTCACCTCCTCGGTGACGGTGTGCTCCACCTGGATGCGCGGGTTCATCTCGATGAACACGTAGTTGCCGTCGGGATCGACGAGGAACTCGACGGTGCCGGCGTTCTTGTACTCGATCTCCTGGGCGAAGCGGACGGCGTCCGCGCAGATCCGCTCGCGCAGCTCGGGGTCGAGGTTGGGTGCAGGGGCGATCTCGACGACCTTTTGGTGGCGGCGCTGAACAGAGCAGTCGCGCTCGAACAGATGGATGACGTTGCCGGCGCCGTCCGCGAGGATCTGCACCTCGATGTGCCGCGGGTCGACCACGGCCTGCTCGATGAAGACCGTAGGGTCGCCGAAGGCGGCCTCGGCCTCGCGCATGCAGGTCTCGATCGCCTCGCGCAGCTCGCCCTCGCGGTCGACACGGCGCATGCCGCGGCCACCGCCGCCGGCGACCGCCTTCACGAACAGCGGGAAGGGCAGCTCGTCAGCAGCCGCGAGGAGCTGCTCGACGTCCCTCGACGGCGGGATCGACTGCAGCGTCGGTACTCCGGCCTTCTTGGCCGCAGCGATCGCCCGCGCCTTGTTGCCGGTGAGGGTGAGCACTTCGGCGCTCGGGCCGATGAAGGTGATGCCGGCGTCCTCGCAGGCCTCGGCCAGCGCCGGGTTCTCGCTCAGGAACCCGTAGCCGGGATAGATCGCATCGACACCGGCACGCACCGCGGTCTGCACGATGAGCTCGGGATCGAGGTACGCACGGACGGGGC is a window of Blastococcus sp. Marseille-P5729 DNA encoding:
- a CDS encoding general stress protein, which produces MTPGSMPPGAVPERPASTVIATYRNYLDAQRLVDQLSDSGFPVQHVRIVGRGLHSVEQVLTRMTTGKAALAGAASGAWFGLLIGLLLSLFVIGSWWRPLLLGVVLGAVWGAILGATGQAATRGQRDFASARRTEADSYEVEVDDTHAEEALNFAARQRMISGQ
- a CDS encoding AMP-binding protein; translation: MTSVTDIYRSARDQILAWRGKYDQAVREFRWPDVGPEFCWAIDWFDAIAKGNERPALILVEEDGARAEYSFDQIARRSDQVAAWLREQGVAKGDSVILMLGNQVELWESMLAVMKLGAVIMPTTSAVGADDLEDRMQRGRAKHVICNPADVEKFAHLDGSYTRITAGAADGWADLRDAYDIADPVIEHPRTASDSRLLLYFTSGTTSRPKLVEHTQISYPVGHLSTTYWLGLQPGDVHLNISSPGWGKHAWSCFFAPWIAEATIFVYNYTRFDAAALMQQIEKEKVTTFCAPPTVWRMLINADLSAGPWNLRECIGAGEPLNPEVIERVQQAWGITLRDGYGQTETTASIGNVPGAKVKPGSMGQVLPGVPVVLVDPLTNEPVKGEGEICIDLMKHPLSLMTGYQDDPEKNAKAMEGGFYHSGDVATVDEEGYITFIGRTDDVFKASDYKVSPFELESVLIEHAAVAEAAVVPAPDPVRLAVPKAYISLAPGYEGDADTARSILKHARERLAAFQRVRRIEFYELPKTISGKIRRVELRQRESDIEGAKPSGEWRDDDFPDIKG
- a CDS encoding TIGR00266 family protein is translated as MQVQLRHNPSFTMARLHLAPNEPVRVESGAMAMHSPGMQLQSQSSGGVMSGIKRSLLAGESFFVTTYTAPAQGGWLDIAGVLPGDMMVIDVQPNRPYYIARGNWMANSYGTEIDTKWGGRASLFGGEGGFGLQCSGQGQAVLSVFGAIDVVDLQPGEQVVIDTGHVVAYDLNIQFRMRRAVEGRTIQSMKSGEGFVFDFAGPGRIYTQSRNPSAFAQWAASVVPSANAQGGLGGILR
- a CDS encoding pyruvate carboxylase, whose protein sequence is MSEPGQDTDDSRMFSKVLVANRGEIAIRAFRAAYELGAGTVAVFPYEDRNSEHRLKADEAYEIGERGRPVRAYLDPELIVQTAVRAGVDAIYPGYGFLSENPALAEACEDAGITFIGPSAEVLTLTGNKARAIAAAKKAGVPTLQSIPPSRDVEQLLAAADELPFPLFVKAVAGGGGRGMRRVDREGELREAIETCMREAEAAFGDPTVFIEQAVVDPRHIEVQILADGAGNVIHLFERDCSVQRRHQKVVEIAPAPNLDPELRERICADAVRFAQEIEYKNAGTVEFLVDPDGNYVFIEMNPRIQVEHTVTEEVTDVDLVRSQIRIAAGATLDDLGLSQDGVRIRGAALQCRITTEDPANGFRPDTGIITTYRSPGGAGVRLDGGTTYTGAEVSAHFDSMLTKLTCRGRTFTDAVDRAARAVAEFRIRGVATNIPFLQAVLADPDFRQGRLSTSFIEQHPRLLTARSSADRGTKLLNYLADVTVNKPHGEQPIEIEPEAKLPSIDLGSPPPPGSRDRLLELGPEAFAAGLRSRDRFAVTDTTFRDAHQSLLATRVRTRDLIAVAGHAARMTPQLWSLEAWGGATYDVALRFLSEDPWDRLAKLREAVPNICLQMLLRGRNTVGYTPYPTEVTNAFVQEAAATGIDVFRIFDALNDVSQMRPAIDAVHETGMSIAEVALCYTGDLSDPGERLYTLDYYLRLAEQIIEAGAHVLAIKDMAGLLRAPAARTLVSALRARFDVPVHLHTHDTAGGQLATLLAAIDAGVAAVDAATASMSGTTSQPSLSALVAATNHSARESGLDLQAVSDLEPYWEAVRKLYAPFESGLPSPTGRVYHHEIPGGQLSNLRQQAIALGLGEKFEQIEDMYAAANGILGNVVKVTPSSKVVGDLALHLVAVGADPADFAENPGGYDVPDSVIGFLNGELGDPPGGWPEPFRTKALEGRSGKPEDTELTDEDRRGLDDDRRGTLNRLLFPAPTREFADSREKYGDVSVLPTTAFLYGMSPGSEYAVDIEEGKTLHLGVQSISQADERGLRTVMCTLNGQLRPVSVRDRQVASDVPAQEKADKSEPGQVAAPFAGAVSVVVTEGDEIELGQTVATIEAMKMEASITAPVAGQVKRVALSGTAQVEGGDLVLVIAQ